In Cucurbita pepo subsp. pepo cultivar mu-cu-16 chromosome LG04, ASM280686v2, whole genome shotgun sequence, the following are encoded in one genomic region:
- the LOC111792149 gene encoding nuclear transcription factor Y subunit C-2-like → MDQSERSQHQQQSQQAAGGVGAGQLPYSNPYQTAPMGASGTPAITIPPTQQPSSFSNSPHQLAFQQAQHFHQQQQQQQQQQLQVFWANQMQEIEQTTDFKNHSLPLARIKKIMKADEDVRMISAEAPVIFAKACEMFILELTLRSWIHTEENKRRTLQKNDIAAAISRTDVFDFLVDIIPRDELKEEGLGITKASIPVVGSPADLPYYYVPSQHPVSATGMIMGKQLDQANMYSATAQQPRPPIPFMPWPHTQAQQQQQQQTQQQSDA, encoded by the coding sequence ATGGATCAATCAGAGCGTTCTCAGCATCAGCAACAATCCCAGCAGGCTGCAGGCGGTGTTGGTGCAGGACAATTACCATATTCTAATCCTTACCAAACAGCTCCAATGGGGGCGTCCGGAACGCCTGCTATTACGATTCCCCCGACTCAGCAACCATCCAGTTTCTCCAACTCTCCACACCAGCTTGCCTTTCAGCAGGCTCAGCACTTCcaccagcagcagcagcaacaacagcaacaacagCTCCAAGTGTTTTGGGCAAACCAAATGCAAGAGATTGAACAAACAACTGACTTCAAGAACCACAGTCTCCCCCTTGCTcgaatcaagaaaataatgaaagcGGATGAAGACGTTCGAATGATTTCAGCTGAAGCACCAGTTATATTTGCAAAGGCGTGTGAAATGTTCATCTTGGAGTTGACTCTGCGATCCTGGATTCATAcagaagagaacaaaaggaGAACTTTACAGAAGAACGATATTGCAGCTGCAATATCGAGGACCGATGTCTTCGATTTCTTGGTTGATATTATTCCTAGAGATGAACTGAAAGAGGAAGGTCTCGGAATCACGAAAGCTTCTATTCCTGTAGTTGGTTCCCCGGCCGATCTTCCTTATTACTATGTTCCATCACAACATCCAGTGAGTGCTACAGGGATGATCATGGGGAAGCAATTAGATCAAGCGAACATGTACAGTGCCACAGCTCAACAGCCCCGACCACCGATACCTTTCATGCCGTGGCCGCATACTCAAgctcagcagcagcagcaacaacaaacTCAGCAGCAAAGTGACGCATAG
- the LOC111792150 gene encoding integrin-linked protein kinase 1-like isoform X2, with translation MIPQAPIQQPSSFFLFLSGHREPISSSSKLSIRPPTFPQFPFQMDNITAQLKRGISRQFSTGSLRRSLSRQFSRQSSLDPRRNNLRFSFGRQSSLDPIRRSPGEDNDLSVPENLDSTMQLLFMACRGDVRGVQDLLNDGTDVNSIDLDGRTALHIAACEGHAEVVKFLLTRKANIDARDRWGSTAAADAKYYGNIEVYTILKARGAKVQSIRKTPMTVANPREVPEYELNPSELQIRRGDGISKGSYQVAKWNGTKVAVKILDKDCYFNPDSINAFKHELTLLERVRHPNVVQFVGAVTQNLPMMIVSEYHPMGDLGFYLQKKGRLSPSKALRFALDIARGMNYLHECKPEPIIHCDLKPKNILLDNGGQLKVAGFGMIRLSKMSPDKAKLAHQMVTDSLNLYLAPEIYNDEVFDRSVDAFSFGLILYEMVEGMQPFHPRPLEEASKAMCVERKRPPFKIKSKSYPPDLKELIEECWAPEPVVRPTFSEIIVRLDKIVTNCSKHGWWKDTFKLPWK, from the exons ATGATCCCCCAAGCTCCTATTCAGCAACCAAgttcgttttttcttttcctttctgggCATCGAGAGCCcatttcctcctcctccaagCTCTCGATCCGACCCCCCACATTTCCCCAATTCCCATTTCAAATGGATAACATCACGGCGCAATTAAAGCGCGGAATCTCCCGCCAATTCTCCACTGGCTCTCTCCGCCGTAGTCTCAGCCGCCAATTCTCCCGACAATCCTCTTTAGACCCTCGTCGGAATAATCTAAGATTCAGCTTCGGCCGCCAATCCTCTCTCGACCCTATTCGCCGTTCTCCTGGTGAAGACAATGACCTCTCTGTTCCTGAAAATTTGGACTCCACTATGCAGCTGCTCTTCATGGCTTGTCGTGGCGATGTCCGTGGCGTGCAGGATTTGCTTAATGATGGCACCGATGTTAATAGCATTGATTTGGATGGCCGCACTGCCTTGCATATTGCTGCTTGTGAGGGCCATGCTGAGGTTGTTAAGTTCTTGCTTACCCGTAAGGCTAATATTGATGCTCGTGATCGTTGGGGGAGTACG GCAGCTGCTGATGCTAAATATTATGGGAATATCGAGGTTTACACCATTTTAAAGGCTCGTGGAGCAAAAGTTCAG AGTATTAGGAAGACACCAATGACTGTTGCAAATCCCAGGGAAGTTCCTGAGTATGAGCTTAATCCATCGGAGCTTCAGATTCGAAGGGGTGACGGTATATCAAAG GGGTCATATCAAGTTGCCAAATGGAATGGTACAAAAGTGGCTGTGAAAATTCTTGATAAGGATTGTTATTTTAATCCGGATTCTAT AAATGCATTCAAACACGAGTTGACGTTACTCGAAAGGGTTCGACATCCGAACGTAGTTCAGTTTGTCGGGGCCGTTACGCAGAATTTGCCGATGATGATCGTTTCGGAATACCATCCAATG GGTGATTTAGGTTTCTATCTTCAAAAGAAAGGTCGTTTATCTCCGTCTAAAGCCTTACGATTCGCCCTCGATATCGCTAG gGGAATGAACTATCTTCACGAATGCAAACCGGAGCCTATTATCCACTGCGATTTAAAGCCAAA AAATATTTTGCTGGATAATGGAGGACAACTCAAAGTTGCTGGATTTGGCATGATAAGATTGTCAAAAATGTCTCCTGATAAAGCAAAACTAGCTCATCAAATGGTTACCGATTCTTTGA ACTTGTACTTAGCTCCCGAGATTTACAACGACGAAGTATTTGACAGAAGTGTCGATGCGTTTTCGTTTGGTCTCATTTTGTACGAG ATGGTTGAAGGTATGCAGCCATTCCATCCTAGGCCTCTGGAAGAGGCGTCGAAAGCTATGTGTGTCGAACGAAAGAGACCTCCGTTTAAGATCAAATCGAAAAGTTATCCACCTGATCTAAAAGA ATTGATAGAGGAATGCTGGGCTCCAGAACCTGTTGTGAGGCCTACTTTCTCTGAAATTATTGTAAGGTTAGATAAAATAGTCACCAACTGCTCGAAACATGGATGGTGGAAAGACACGTTTAAACTTCCCTG GAAATAA
- the LOC111793537 gene encoding mitochondrial proton/calcium exchanger protein-like, whose product MASNAILRRRRFFSHYENSYIRTTRCLQWTGNVGQNDGSLGSISNNDDPSAVSNHSIGNRIRPELLNFTGVQKFRQICYSIPISDHGNFNVYTPGGIGLMSQSIRNASTSAAKQPDLGSDDEENNELVAKKRKEASPEECDQAVEGLSTAKAKAKARRLQESQSIVATSLQRAWAIVIGIGPALRAVASMSREDWAKKLVHWKEEFVSTLQHYWLGFKLLWADVRISSRLLQKLAGGKNLSRRERQQLTRTTADIFRLVPFAVFIIVPFMEFLLPVFLKLFPNMLPSTFQDKMKEQEALKRRLNARIEYAKFLQDTAKEMAKEVQNSRSGEIKKTAEDLDEFLTRLRTGARVSNEEILGFAKLFNDELTLDNISRSRLVNMCKYMGISPFGTDAYLRYMLRKRLQRIKEDDKLIQAEGVESLSESELREDCRERGMLGLLSVEEMRQQLRDWLDLSLNHSVPSSLLILSRAFTVSGKVKPEEAVLATLSSLPDEVVDTVGVTALPSEDSISERRRKLEFLEMQEEMIKEEEEKEEEEQAKMKESKSSQEDIALKEMVNPMTREAIEQAREKASEKQEHLCEVSRALAVLASASSVSREREEFLQLVNKEIELYNSMVGREGTDGEKEVREAYRAAREESDQSTEESEGDDISSALVERVDTMLQKLEKEIDDVDAKIGDRWKLLDTDFDGKVTPEEVAAAAMYLKDTLGKEGIQELVSSLSKDKDGKILVEDIVRLGSQAEDANS is encoded by the exons ATGGCTTCCAATGCAATTTTAAGACGGAGGAGGTTTTTTTCTCATTATGAGAACTCCTATATACGCACAACTCGATGTTTACAGTGGACAGGGAATGTTGGTCAGAATGATGGTTCACTTGGTTCTATTTCCAATAATGATGATCCCTCTGCTGTTTCTAACCATAGCATAGGAAATAGAATCAGACCTGAATTGCTTAATTTTACGGGAGTTCAGAAGTTTAGGCAAATATGCTATAGCATTCCAATATCAGATCATGGGAATTTCAATGTTTATACTCCTGGTGGAATTGGATTGATGTCACAGTCCATTCGGAATGCTTCCACTTCTGCGGCTAAACAACCTGATTTAGGCAGTGACGATGAGGAGAACAATGAATTGGTTGCTAAAAAGAGGAAGGAAGCATCTCCAGAGGAATGTGATCAAGCTGTGGAAGGTCTGAGCACTGCCAAAGCTAAAGCAAAGGCTAGACGATTACAAGAGTCTCAAAGCATAGTTGCCACCTCTTTGCAAAGAGCATGGGCAATCGTCATAGGGATAGGTCCTGCTTTAAGGGCTGTTGCTTCAATGAGCAG GGAGGACTGGGCAAAGAAACTTGTTCACTGGAAAGAAGAATTTGTATCAACCTTACAACATTACTGGTTGGGTTTCAAGCTTTTGTGGGCTGATGTGAGGATTAGTTCAAGATTGCTTCAAAAACTTGCTGGTGGGAAGAATCTCTCAAGGCGGGAGAGACAACAGCTAACTCGGACCACAGCCGATATCTTTAGATTGGTTCCTTTTGCTGTTTTTATCATAGTTCCATTCATGGAATTTCTGCTGCCagtttttcttaaattatttccCAACATGTTACCATCAACTTTTCAAGACAAGATGAAGGAACAG GAAGCATTGAAAAGGAGGCTTAATGCAAGAATAGAGTATGCTAAGTTCCTTCAAGACACGGCCAAGGAAATGGCTAAAGAAGTTCAAAACTCGAGAAGTGGAGAAATTAAGAAGACAGCTGAAGATCTTGATGAGTTTTTGACCAGG TTGAGGACTGGTGCACGTGTGTCTAATGAGGAAATTTTAGGATTTGCAAAGCTGTTCAATGATGAACTCACATTAGATAATATCAGCAG GTCTCGATTAGTAAATATGTGCAAGTACATGGGCATCAGCCCTTTTGGGACCGATGCATATTTACGTTATATGCTCCGCAAAAGATTGCAACg GATAAAGGAAGatgataaattaatacaaGCAGAGGGGGTGGAGTCCCTTTCTGAATCTGAGCTTCGTGAAGATTGTCGGGAGAGGGGCATGCTTGGGTTGCTCTCAGTAGAAGAAATGCGGCAACAG CTTCGTGATTGGTTGGATCTGTCGCTTAACCATTCTGTTCCCTCGTCACTTTTGATCCTTTCAAG AGCATTCACAGTATCTGGAAAGGTGAAACCAGAGGAAGCTGTCCTGGCTACACTGTCTTCTCTGCCAGATGAGGTTGTAGATACCGTGGGCGTTACTGCTTTGCCATCTGAAGATTCCATATCAGAAAGGAGGAGAAAGTTAGAGTTCCTTGAGATGCAGGAGGAAATGATCAAG gaggaggaggagaaagaagaagaggaacaAGCTAAAATGAAGGAATCCAAATCCAGCCAAGAAGATATAGCTCTGAAGGAGATGGTCAACCCCATGACAAGAGAAGCTATAGAACAAGCTAGGGAAAAAGCTTCAGAAAAACAAGAGCACCTCTGTGAAGTCAGTCGTGCATTGGCTGTTTTAGCATCTGCCTCt TCTGTCAGTAGAGAGCGTGAAGAATTCCTGCAGCTTGTGAATAAGGAG ATAGAACTCTATAATAGCATGGTAGGAAGAGAAGGCACCGATGGTGAAAAAGAGGTCAGGGAGGCATATAGAGCTGCTCGAGAAGAAAGTGATCAGTCTACTGAAGAGTCAGAAGGAGATGACATTTCATCAGCACTTGTTGAAAGA GTTGATACTATGCTTCAAAAACTAGAAAAGGAAATTGATGATGTGGATGCCAAAATTGGTGACCGTTGGAAATTACTAGACAC GGATTTTGATGGTAAAGTTACTCCCGAAGAGGTTGCAGCTGCTGCTATGTACTTAAAAGATACATTAGGGAAGGAAGGCATCCAAGAGCTTGTCAGTAGTCTTTCCAAAGATAAAG
- the LOC111792150 gene encoding integrin-linked protein kinase 1-like isoform X1 → MIPQAPIQQPSSFFLFLSGHREPISSSSKLSIRPPTFPQFPFQMDNITAQLKRGISRQFSTGSLRRSLSRQFSRQSSLDPRRNNLRFSFGRQSSLDPIRRSPGEDNDLSVPENLDSTMQLLFMACRGDVRGVQDLLNDGTDVNSIDLDGRTALHIAACEGHAEVVKFLLTRKANIDARDRWGSTAAADAKYYGNIEVYTILKARGAKVQSIRKTPMTVANPREVPEYELNPSELQIRRGDGISKGSYQVAKWNGTKVAVKILDKDCYFNPDSINAFKHELTLLERVRHPNVVQFVGAVTQNLPMMIVSEYHPMGDLGFYLQKKGRLSPSKALRFALDIARGMNYLHECKPEPIIHCDLKPKNILLDNGGQLKVAGFGMIRLSKMSPDKAKLAHQMVTDSLNLYLAPEIYNDEVFDRSVDAFSFGLILYEMVEGMQPFHPRPLEEASKAMCVERKRPPFKIKSKSYPPDLKELIEECWAPEPVVRPTFSEIIVRLDKIVTNCSKHGWWKDTFKLPWYVLFTLKLFSFDNVFVSLFWFMNLPDSKTFIKNTNGVLFINKRRETGRDSSSSL, encoded by the exons ATGATCCCCCAAGCTCCTATTCAGCAACCAAgttcgttttttcttttcctttctgggCATCGAGAGCCcatttcctcctcctccaagCTCTCGATCCGACCCCCCACATTTCCCCAATTCCCATTTCAAATGGATAACATCACGGCGCAATTAAAGCGCGGAATCTCCCGCCAATTCTCCACTGGCTCTCTCCGCCGTAGTCTCAGCCGCCAATTCTCCCGACAATCCTCTTTAGACCCTCGTCGGAATAATCTAAGATTCAGCTTCGGCCGCCAATCCTCTCTCGACCCTATTCGCCGTTCTCCTGGTGAAGACAATGACCTCTCTGTTCCTGAAAATTTGGACTCCACTATGCAGCTGCTCTTCATGGCTTGTCGTGGCGATGTCCGTGGCGTGCAGGATTTGCTTAATGATGGCACCGATGTTAATAGCATTGATTTGGATGGCCGCACTGCCTTGCATATTGCTGCTTGTGAGGGCCATGCTGAGGTTGTTAAGTTCTTGCTTACCCGTAAGGCTAATATTGATGCTCGTGATCGTTGGGGGAGTACG GCAGCTGCTGATGCTAAATATTATGGGAATATCGAGGTTTACACCATTTTAAAGGCTCGTGGAGCAAAAGTTCAG AGTATTAGGAAGACACCAATGACTGTTGCAAATCCCAGGGAAGTTCCTGAGTATGAGCTTAATCCATCGGAGCTTCAGATTCGAAGGGGTGACGGTATATCAAAG GGGTCATATCAAGTTGCCAAATGGAATGGTACAAAAGTGGCTGTGAAAATTCTTGATAAGGATTGTTATTTTAATCCGGATTCTAT AAATGCATTCAAACACGAGTTGACGTTACTCGAAAGGGTTCGACATCCGAACGTAGTTCAGTTTGTCGGGGCCGTTACGCAGAATTTGCCGATGATGATCGTTTCGGAATACCATCCAATG GGTGATTTAGGTTTCTATCTTCAAAAGAAAGGTCGTTTATCTCCGTCTAAAGCCTTACGATTCGCCCTCGATATCGCTAG gGGAATGAACTATCTTCACGAATGCAAACCGGAGCCTATTATCCACTGCGATTTAAAGCCAAA AAATATTTTGCTGGATAATGGAGGACAACTCAAAGTTGCTGGATTTGGCATGATAAGATTGTCAAAAATGTCTCCTGATAAAGCAAAACTAGCTCATCAAATGGTTACCGATTCTTTGA ACTTGTACTTAGCTCCCGAGATTTACAACGACGAAGTATTTGACAGAAGTGTCGATGCGTTTTCGTTTGGTCTCATTTTGTACGAG ATGGTTGAAGGTATGCAGCCATTCCATCCTAGGCCTCTGGAAGAGGCGTCGAAAGCTATGTGTGTCGAACGAAAGAGACCTCCGTTTAAGATCAAATCGAAAAGTTATCCACCTGATCTAAAAGA ATTGATAGAGGAATGCTGGGCTCCAGAACCTGTTGTGAGGCCTACTTTCTCTGAAATTATTGTAAGGTTAGATAAAATAGTCACCAACTGCTCGAAACATGGATGGTGGAAAGACACGTTTAAACTTCCCTGGTACGTTCTTTTCACTCTAAAACTATTCTCGTTTGATAACgttttcgtttctctcttttgGTTCATGAATCTACCGGATTCAAAAACGTTCATAAAAAACACGAACGGAGTGTTGTTCATAAACAAAAGACGAGAAACGGGACGGGACTCGAGCTCAAGTTTATAA